One window of Clarias gariepinus isolate MV-2021 ecotype Netherlands chromosome 21, CGAR_prim_01v2, whole genome shotgun sequence genomic DNA carries:
- the arrdc1a gene encoding arrestin domain-containing protein 1a codes for MGKLQEFQITLKDNKVVYSPGESISGTVKISTAQPIQCKAIKVNCYGACGVTSKMNDMDWLEEEQYFNSSLSVADKGTLKQGEHIFPFKFLIPATAPTSFEGPYGRIMYKIRAFIDTPRFSKDYKTEKPFYMLNNINLNEMPEIYDPNTSNVTKNFTYMLVKNGTVVLVAKTDQRGYIAGQVIKVSTEIDNQSGKNTGHVVACLIQKVTYHTKKPTHELRTIAEVEGAGVKAGKQAQWKEQIIVPPLPQSSLAGCNLIEINYYIQVSLKYPEMSLTLPIHIGNVAIDPSLRPPPKAKSTKTAPTPTPRTNPASPTSLNAPASSTSPPSASPNLPPRPAPRPRPRSMIVTPSAPPAEPDMMGSRDGEEIPTKVHSQHQGPMSPSAFSYAPGLVFPQSNSSNPSAPHFSLSTGATIPFFSEGNGPPVPTSCPFILPPDYRSSAHPHEPPPAYEDSFLTT; via the exons ATGGGGAAGCTTCAGGAATTTCAGATAACCCTGAAGGACAATAAAGTGGTGTACAGTCCCGGAGAGTCTATTTCAGGGACGGTGAAAATCTCCACCGCTCAGCCCATCCAGTGTAAAG cAATTAAGGTAAACTGCTACGGGGCCTGCGGTGTGACCAGCAAAATGAACGACATGGACTGGCTCGAGGAGGAGCAGTACTTCAacagctctctctctgtagCTGATAAAG GCACTTTgaaacagggtgaacacatttTCCCCTTCAAGTTTCTCATCCCAG cCACAGCTCCGACATCCTTCGAAGGGCCATACGGCAGGATCATGTACAAAATTCGAGCATTTATCGACACGCCTCGCTTCTCAAAAGACTACAAGACAGAGAAACCCTTCTACATGCTGAACAACATTAACCTTAACGAAATGCCTGAGATCTAT GACCCAAACACTTCAAATGTAACAAAGAATTTCACATACATGCTGGTGAAGAATGGGACAGTCGTCCTGGTGGCTAAAACGGACCAGCGTGGATATATTGCAGGTCAGGTCATTAAAGTATCCACAGAGATCGACAACCAATCAGGGAAGAACACAGGTCACGTAGTGGCTTGTCTAATTCAG AAAGTGACGTATCACACGAAGAAACCGACACACGAATTGAGGACGATAGCGGAGGTAGAGGGAGCTGGAGTGAAAGCTGGCAAACAGGCTCAGTGGAAAGAACAGATTATCGTTCCTCCTCTTCCACAGTCCTCCTTGGCTGGATGTAACCTCATCGAGATTAACTATTACATCCAG GTTTCTTTGAAGTATCCAGAAATGTCCCTGACGCTGCCAATTCATATCGGGAACGTTGCCATCGATCCGAGTCTACGTCCTCCTCCCAAAGCCAAATCCACCAAGACAGCTCCCACTCCAACACCAAGGACTAACCCGGCGTCTCCAACTTCACTGAACGCCCCTGCTTCCTCTACTTCTCCACCTTCCGCCTCCCCTAACCTGCCTCCTCGGCCCGCCCCTCGGCCCCGACCCCGCAGCATGATTGTCACTCCGAGCGCACCCCCAGCAGAGCCGGACATGATGGGATCCAGGGATGGCGAAGAGATTCCTACTAAGGTCCACTCTCAGCACCAGGGTCCCATGTCTCCCAGCGCCTTTAGCTACGCCCCAGGCCTCGTGTTCCCGCAGAGTAACAGCAGCAACCCCTCAGCGCCTCACTTTTCCCTCTCCACCGGGGCCACCATCCCATTCTTTAGTGAAGGAAACGGCCCACCCGTGCCCACTTCCTGCCCGTTCATCCTGCCTCCGGATTATAGAAGC
- the LOC128509721 gene encoding P2Y purinoceptor 4-like, which yields MNSTTVSSIHSTTVCSMEPQHASISALICLVLIIGLLLNIFSMWVFKYRTPEWKSGTVLQFHLAISDLIVCPLAPFLTVYFALGNWPFGRAMCYIKMILLAAHFYGSIFFLTLISIHRYVSVVSRGQEFRMKQKKFVMKLCLGIWAFVLIMGVMCSLSLDISTVGNRTLCLSIHQDKYSNRFFFSNFILLLPAFLIPFMISLICYSLLVKSMSSINICNPKGKLMKSKSRKMVAVCLLIFGLCFMPMNVIRSIMVVVKKFYPEHCSLLLRLETSYYVSWILSSANCCLDPLIYCFASQNFRAAFRSSLRKVGVRFPETRDDVEPESAATTQVIPTPRTIKRRSISITQL from the coding sequence ATGAATTCCACAACGGTGTCTTCTATCCATTCCACAACTGTGTGTTCAATGGAGCCCCAGCATGCCTCCATTTCTGCGCTGATTTGTTTGGTCCTCATAATTGGGCTTCTCCTAAACATCTTCAGCATGTGGGTGTTCAAGTACCGCACTCCTGAGTGGAAGTCTGGAACGGTTCTCCAGTTCCACCTGGCCATCAGCGATCTCATTGTATGTCCCTTAGCACCCTTTTTGACAGTTTACTTTGCCTTAGGGAACTGGCCTTTCGGAAGGGCGATGTGTTACATCAAGATGATCCTGCTGGCCGCCCACTTCTACGGTAGCATCTTCTTTCTCACCCTCATAAGCATCCACCGTTATGTATCCGTGGTCTCCCGCGGTCAGGAATTCCgcatgaagcaaaaaaaatttgtaatgaAGCTTTGCTTAGGAATTTGGGCTTTCGTACTGATTATGGGAGTGATGTGTAGTCTCTCTCTGGACATAAGCACAGTGGGAAACCGCACGCTGTGTCTCAGCATCCATCAGGATAAATACAGcaataggttttttttctctaactTCATCCTACTCTTACCAGCATTCCTGATTCCTTTCATGATATCTCTGATTTGCTACAGCCTCTTGGTAAAATCCATGTCTAGCATCAACATCTGCAATCCGAAAGGCAAGCTCATGAAGAGTAAGTCACGCAAAATGGTGGCTGTTTGTTTGCTGATTTTCGGACTGTGCTTCATGCCCATGAACGTGATTCGTTCCATAATGGTGGTGGTCAAGAAATTCTACCCCGAACACTGCAGTCTGCTTTTGCGATTGGAAACATCGTACTACGTTTCCTGGATCCTTTCTTCGGCCAACTGCTGTCTTGATCCGCTGATCTATTGCTTTGCCTCACAGAACTTCAGGGCAGCCTTCCGCAGCTCACTGAGAAAAGTAGGAGTCAGGTTCCCAGAAACTCGTGACGATGTTGAGCCTGAGAGCGCTGCGACCACCCAGGTCATCCCAACTCCTAGGACGATTAAGAGGAGAAGCATATCCATCACTCAATTATAA
- the LOC128509495 gene encoding P2Y purinoceptor 4-like has translation MSNDTVGCQPEQQNISLTIFLCLVYMVGLLLNGFSLWVFIFRMSKWNAGTVLQFNLAISDALASPATPLIAAYFINGNNWTFGPFLCQMKIALLSAHFYGSILFLTLISIHRYVVVVHFKRSSAIKRKAFVKKLCYVVWCFLMVGAVVYAYVLGVTDEDGHTQCLSIHQSKLVKMYFVINFVLFVAGFLLPFTVTVVCYACLARSVTQISDKSMQGHLIKMKSLRMIGLCLVIFAICFFPMNVTRTVAVILKKFYPTECALLLLVEKVYYSSYVLAGINCCLDPLIYFFGSHGFNKAFRNSVKRARGQQERDNRTESDTTSCSVNRNAVYTIS, from the coding sequence ATGAGCAACGACACTGTGGGTTGCCAGCCGGAGCAGCAGAACATCAGCCTAACCATCTTCCTCTGCCTGGTCTACATGGTAGGCCTCCTTCTTAATGGCTTCAGCCTCTGGGTCTTCATCTTCCGGATGTCCAAATGGAACGCTGGCACGGTTTTGCAGTTCAACTTGGCAATAAGTGATGCGCTCGCGTCTCCTGCCACGCCGTTAATAGCGGCTTACTTTATCAACGGGAACAACTGGACTTTCGGACCCTTTTTGTGCCAGATGAAGATAGCCTTGCTCAGCGCTCACTTCTACGGCAGCATATTGTTCCTCACCCTCATCAGCATCCATCGCTATGTTGTCGTGGTCCACTTCAAACGATCGTCGGCCATAAAACGGAAAGCCTTCGTGAAGAAGCTGTGCTATGTGGTGTGGTGTTTTTTGATGGTCGGAGCCGTGGTGTACGCATATGTACTGGGTGTTACCGACGAAGACGGACACACTCAATGCCTTTCCATACATCAGAGCAAACTAGTCAAAATGTACTTCGTTATTAACTTTGTACTCTTTGTTGCTGGCTTTCTTCTACCTTTCACGGTGACTGTGGTTTGTTACGCTTGTCTGGCTCGATCGGTAACCCAAATAAGCGATAAATCAATGCAAGGGCATTTGATCAAGATGAAGTCACTACGGATGATAGGATTATGCCTGGTCATCTTCGCAATCTGTTTCTTCCCAATGAACGTTACCCGGACTGTCGCGGTGATACTTAAGAAGTTCTACCCTACGGAGTGTGCGCTTCTGTTACTAGTGGAAAAGGTGTACTATTCATCCTACGTCCTGGCAGGAATCAACTGCTGCCTGGACCCGCTTATTTATTTCTTCGGCTCGCACGGTTTCAATAAGGCATTTCGGAACTCCGTGAAAAGAGCAAGAGGTCAACAGGAAAGGGACAACAGGACCGAATCAGACACGACGAGCTGCAGTGTGAACAGAAATGCTGTCTATACGATATCTTAA
- the nelfb gene encoding negative elongation factor B: MFAGLPELGISNGEDLKETLTNCTEPLKAIDQFQMENGILLPTLQSALPFLDLHGTPRLEFHQSVFDELREKLMERVASLAEGKDDDRYHKLEELLEKSFPLVKMPSIQPVVMQVMKHLPKVPEKKLKQVMADKELYKVCAVEVKRQIWQDNQALFGDEVSPLLKQYIVEKEAALFSSDPSILHNFFSQSPKTRRQGEVVQKLTQMIGKNVKLYDMVLQFLRTLFLRTRNVHYCTLRAELLMSLHDLDVSEICSVDPCHKFTWCLDACIREKFVDAKRARELQGFLDSMKKGQEQVLGDLSMILCDPFASNTLVLSTVRNLQELLSQDALPRDSPDLLLLLRMLCLGQGAWDMIDSQVFKEPRLELEVVTRFLPAMMSIVVDDYTFTVEQKLPSEEKSSLTYPSTLPDTFTRYLQENRVACEMGLYYVLHIAKQRNKNALQRLLPSLVETYNDMAFGDIFLHLLTGHLTLLSDEFGTEEFCTSVFDNFLLTSSSSKENVHRHALRLLNHLHQKVNPSSMEALMKTLEPPKQSSEPVKELYTQLVEKIEASKRSPPEPEEAPTLDLGLHPVTVPTTPTTPV, encoded by the exons ATGTTTGCCGGGTTGCCTGAGCTCGGGATCTCCAATGGCGAGGATTTGAAAGAAACTTTGACGAACTGCACAGAGCCTCTGAAGGCTATAGACCAGTTTCAG ATGGAGAACGGCATACTGTTGCCGACGCTGCAGTCCGCGCTCCCGTTCCTCGATCTTCATGGCACACCTCGGCTGGAGTTCCATCAGTCGGTGTTCGACGAGCTCCGTGAGAAACTGATGGAGCGAGTCGCTTCCCTCGCCGAAGGCAAAGACGACGACAG ATACCACAAGTTGGAGGAACTTCTCGAGAAGAGCTTCCCGCTGGTCAAAATGCCATCCATTCAGCCTGTCGTCATGCAGGTCATGAAACACTTACCGAAG GTGCCGGAGAAGAAGCTGAAGCAGGTGATGGCTGATAAGGAGCTGTATAAAGTCTGCGCAGTTGAGGTGAAGAGGCAGATCTGGCAGGATAACCAGGCTCTGTTCGGCGATGAGGTCTCTCCACTGCTCAAGCAGTACATCGTGGAGAAAGAGGCCGCGCTGTTCAGCAGTGATCCCTCCATCCTGCATAACTTCTTTAGTCAGTCTCCTAAAACCAGGCGGCAGGGAGAA GTTGTACAGAAGCTCACGCAGATGATAGGAAAGAACGTCAAACTATACGACATGGTGCTGCAGTTCCTGAGGACGCTTTTCCTGCGTACCCGTAACGTACACTACTGTACCCTGCGCGCTGAGCTCCTCATGTCCCTACACGACCTGGACGTCAGCGAGATCTGCTCCGTCGATCCCTGCCACAAG TTCACTTGGTGCTTGGACGCCTGCATCAGGGAAAAATTTGTCGACGCCAAACGAGCCCGAGAGCTGCAGGGTTTCTTGGACAGTATGAAGAAAGGCCAGGAGCAAGTGCTCGG GGACCTCTCTATGATCCTGTGTGATCCGTTTGCCAGCAACACACTTGTCTTGAGCACGGTGAGGAACCTGCAGGAGCTGCTCAGCCAGGACGCCTTGCCCAGA GACAGTCCGGACCTGCTGCTGCTCCTAAGGATGCTCTGCCTCGGACAGGGAGCCTGGGACATGATTGACAGCCAGGTTTTCAAAGAGCCACGCCTg gAACTGGAAGTAGTTACACGTTTCCTGCCTGCCATGATGTCGATAGTGGTGGATGATTACACGTTCACTGTAGAACAGAAGCTCCCCAGTGAAGAGAAGAGCTCCCTCACTTACCCCAGCACCCTGCCTGACACATTCACCAG ATACCTGCAGGAAAACAGAGTCGCGTGTGAGATGGGGCTGTATTACGTCCTCCACATCGCTAAGCAGAGGAATAAGAACGCTCTGCAGCGGTTACTTCCTTCTTTGG TGGAGACATACAATGACATGGCATTCGGAGACATTTTCCTTCATCTCCTTACCGGCCATCTCACCCTCCTGTCTGACGAGTTCGGCACCGAAGAGTTCTGCACATCCGTTTTCGACAACTTCCTCCTCACGTCCTCATCCAG CAAGGAGAACGTGCACAGACACGCCCTCCGCTTGTTGAACCATCTCCACCAGAAAGTGAACCCGTCCTCCATGGAAGCCCTGATGAAAACCCTTGAGCCACCCAAACAG AGCAGCGAGCCGGTGAAGGAGCTGTACACACAGCTTGTGGAGAAGATCGAGGCGTCTAAAAGGAGTCCACCCGAACCCGAGGAGGCTCCGACCCTGGACCTGGGCCTGCACCCGGTCACCGTCCCCACTACGCCCACCACTCCTGTCTGA